The Corallococcus exiguus genome includes a window with the following:
- a CDS encoding hybrid sensor histidine kinase/response regulator has translation MNSTEHTPERPQEAAATPRAAILMVDDHPANLLALEAILEPLGQDLVKATSGEEALKQLLQRDFAVILMDVQMPGLDGFQTAALIKQRERTRTIPIIFLTALSRDAAHVFKGYAHGAVDYLLKPFDPEILRSKVSVFVDLFLKEQQLQRQAALLRQRDREALERQSALRYRRLTESLPEPMWAARADGALTYANRAWRDYTGHHEGYELSLSSFLLDVHPADRERMRGVWSDGVVQVQSSTQEFRLRRKDGVYRWHLARAVPERDEHGQLVGWLAIATDIDDKRRAEEALGRFKTTLDATLDCVLMFTPDSLTLAYANAGAAKQLSSSVEELVGLSVLEVESAFDEMGFRKLLAPLMSGTLPSQTYSTNHRRRDGSEVPVEVVLQYVAEGEGPGRFISVARDITERQRAETALRLASEAKDAFLAAASHELRTPLAAAKGHAHLALLKLGGQTEAGPGKSLQIINRQIDRMAKLVEDLLDISRLQAGRLSLELEPFDLSQLVLETRDRMAVLSQTHELKVEVPERLEGTWDRGRLDQVLTNLLSNAIRYSPEGGQVLVRVAAEGDSGVHLSVKDQGVGIPSEKQRLIFERFGRAHGSKYGGLGLGLTISQGIVEQHGGRIWAESTGTVGQGSTFNVWLPRRTEAQAATPTESSRTPS, from the coding sequence ATGAACTCCACAGAGCACACTCCGGAACGTCCCCAGGAAGCCGCCGCCACCCCGCGCGCGGCCATCCTGATGGTGGACGACCATCCGGCCAACCTGCTGGCGCTGGAAGCCATCCTCGAGCCGTTGGGCCAGGACCTGGTGAAGGCGACCAGCGGCGAGGAGGCGCTCAAGCAGCTGTTGCAGCGCGACTTCGCGGTCATCCTGATGGACGTGCAGATGCCGGGGCTGGACGGGTTCCAGACCGCGGCGCTCATCAAGCAGCGCGAGCGCACGCGCACCATCCCCATCATCTTCCTCACCGCGCTCAGCCGTGACGCGGCGCATGTCTTCAAGGGCTACGCGCACGGCGCGGTGGACTACCTGCTCAAGCCCTTCGACCCGGAAATCCTCCGCTCGAAGGTCAGCGTCTTCGTGGACCTGTTCCTCAAGGAGCAGCAGCTCCAGCGCCAGGCGGCCCTCCTGCGCCAGCGCGACCGCGAGGCCCTGGAGCGCCAGAGCGCGCTGCGCTACCGGCGGCTCACGGAGTCCCTGCCGGAGCCCATGTGGGCGGCTCGCGCGGATGGGGCGCTGACGTACGCCAATCGCGCCTGGCGGGACTACACCGGCCACCACGAGGGGTATGAGCTGTCGCTCTCCTCGTTCCTCCTGGACGTGCACCCGGCGGACCGCGAGCGGATGCGCGGCGTGTGGAGCGACGGGGTGGTGCAGGTGCAGAGCAGCACGCAGGAGTTCCGGCTGCGTCGCAAGGACGGCGTCTACCGCTGGCACCTGGCGCGCGCGGTGCCGGAGCGCGACGAGCACGGGCAGCTGGTGGGCTGGCTGGCCATCGCCACGGACATCGACGACAAGCGGCGCGCGGAGGAGGCGCTGGGGCGCTTCAAGACGACGCTCGACGCCACGCTGGACTGCGTCCTGATGTTCACCCCGGACTCGCTCACGCTCGCGTACGCGAACGCGGGCGCGGCCAAGCAGCTGTCCTCCTCCGTGGAGGAGCTGGTGGGCCTGTCGGTGCTGGAGGTGGAGAGCGCCTTCGACGAGATGGGCTTCCGCAAGCTGCTGGCGCCGCTGATGTCCGGCACGCTGCCGTCGCAGACGTATTCCACCAACCACCGCCGCCGCGACGGCTCGGAGGTACCGGTGGAGGTGGTGCTCCAGTACGTGGCGGAAGGGGAGGGCCCCGGCCGCTTCATCTCCGTGGCGCGCGACATCACCGAGCGCCAGCGCGCGGAGACGGCGCTGCGGCTGGCGAGCGAGGCGAAGGACGCGTTCCTCGCCGCCGCGAGCCACGAATTGCGCACGCCGCTGGCCGCGGCGAAGGGCCACGCGCACCTGGCGCTGCTCAAGCTGGGCGGGCAGACGGAGGCCGGCCCCGGCAAGTCGCTGCAGATCATCAACCGGCAGATCGACCGCATGGCGAAGCTGGTGGAGGACCTGCTGGACATCAGCCGGTTGCAGGCGGGGCGGCTGTCATTGGAGCTGGAGCCGTTTGATTTGTCGCAGCTGGTGCTGGAGACGCGGGACCGCATGGCGGTGCTGTCCCAGACGCACGAGCTGAAGGTGGAGGTCCCCGAGCGCCTGGAGGGCACGTGGGACCGGGGGCGGTTGGACCAGGTGCTGACGAACCTCTTGTCCAACGCCATCCGCTACTCGCCGGAAGGCGGCCAGGTGCTGGTGCGCGTGGCGGCGGAGGGCGACAGCGGCGTGCACCTGTCCGTGAAGGACCAGGGCGTGGGCATCCCCAGCGAGAAGCAGCGCCTCATCTTCGAGCGCTTCGGCCGCGCGCACGGCAGCAAGTACGGCGGGCTGGGGCTGGGGCTCACCATCAGCCAGGGCATCGTGGAGCAGCACGGCGGCCGCATCTGGGCGGAGTCCACGGGCACGGTGGGCCAGGGCTCCACCTTCAACGTCTGGCTGCCCCGGCGCACGGAGGCCCAGGCGGCGACGCCGACGGAGTCCTCGCGCACGCCGAGCTGA